Part of the Nitrospira sp. genome is shown below.
ACAGATGGGCGGCATCAAGCCGTAGCGACTATGGTTGCATCGAGAACCTCGGCCATTCGAAGCGTCGCCCTCTATCGTCGTCTAATCCGAACGAATTATCGAGAGGCACTCAAAGCTACCTATCCAGTCTTGCTCCGGTTCGTCGGTAGACGCTACTTCGACATGCTCGCGCGAGGGTACCTCAGGGCTCATCCTTCGATCAGCGGAGATCTGTTCTTCTATGGGCAATATCTCCCCACATTTCTCTATGAATTACAGGTGGCCCCTACCCCATTGTTGGTGGAATTGGCACGGCTGGAATGGACCTGTCATGAGGTGCACCTAGCGGCGGATTCAACTCCGCTTTCACAAGAACAACTCCAGACACTCGCCTCGGTCGATCTGTCTCGCGTGATGATCCACTTCGATTTGGCGACGAGATTCCTATCCTTCCCCATCCCGGTCCATCGAGTCTGGCTAGCCCTGCAACCGGATGCCGGCCCTGACGAAGTCGTCGACCTACCGCTGCCGGAAGAGGAAACCTGTGTTGTTGTGACGCGAACGGGTGGGAAGGTCCATGTCACACCCCTAGGCAAATTGGACTATCTGATGCTGGAGGCCTTGTCACAAGGAGCCGATCTGACGTTGGTTGAACGGAGAGTGATGGAGTCTGATCTCGAGTTCGATTTTCAGCGCTTTTGGGCCACCATCCTGAATCGGAGACTGATCACCGGCTTTTCTGTGAGGGAGACGCCATGACACACCAGATCGGCTTGCTCACACGTACCATGCCACTCGCTGTTTCTGTTTATGGTCGCGTCATCCGAATCCTGGAATCGCTGATTCCCCTCTTTGACTTGTCTGTGCGTCTGTATCTGGCGCATATTTTCTGGAAAGGCGGCTTGGTCAAACTCTCCAGTTGGATGTCGACCGTGATGCTCTTCACCATGGTATACGATGTCCCGATCCTGTCGCCTGAGGTCGCAGCGTTTTTGTCCACCACCATCGAATTGGGCGGATCGTTCCTGCTAGCGATCGGTTTGGGCGGGCGATGGGCGGCTCTCGCGCTGTTCGGACTCAACATCGTTGCCGTGCTCTCGTATGGACAGTTGTCGGAAGCCGCGCGACAAGAAGCCTTCTATTGGGGCATCCTTTTTCTGTACCTCATCCTGCACGGACCGGGTCTTCTCTCTGTCGATGCCCTGTTGCGTCATTTGTAT
Proteins encoded:
- a CDS encoding DoxX family protein — translated: MTHQIGLLTRTMPLAVSVYGRVIRILESLIPLFDLSVRLYLAHIFWKGGLVKLSSWMSTVMLFTMVYDVPILSPEVAAFLSTTIELGGSFLLAIGLGGRWAALALFGLNIVAVLSYGQLSEAARQEAFYWGILFLYLILHGPGLLSVDALLRHLYRRNQRADTAEGDKTAQVAYDHQ
- a CDS encoding putative DNA-binding domain-containing protein — its product is MRLRDAQRTFAEGITDGRHQAVATMVASRTSAIRSVALYRRLIRTNYREALKATYPVLLRFVGRRYFDMLARGYLRAHPSISGDLFFYGQYLPTFLYELQVAPTPLLVELARLEWTCHEVHLAADSTPLSQEQLQTLASVDLSRVMIHFDLATRFLSFPIPVHRVWLALQPDAGPDEVVDLPLPEEETCVVVTRTGGKVHVTPLGKLDYLMLEALSQGADLTLVERRVMESDLEFDFQRFWATILNRRLITGFSVRETP